The following are from one region of the Stanieria sp. NIES-3757 genome:
- a CDS encoding DevC protein, protein MKTPLAWLQLSHEKIRLLVALAGIGFADMLMFMQLGFQNALFDSSVTLHKAIDGDVFLMSPKSDALGFTETFSDRRLYESLAIDGVDSVVPVYLSFGSWKNPIDRNTRNILVIGFNPANNILDLPGVTQANLDKTKLEDYVLFDDKSRPEFGNIAQLLSQKPTVTTEVSAHKITVDGLFSLGASFAADGNIITSDINFLRLFPERKEGLIDIGVINLKPGANLDVALAQLRQKLPQDVSVYSKEEFIQHEIEYWQNSTAIGFVFTLGTAIGFIVGTVIVYQILYTDVADHLSEYATLKAMGYKDSYFVILIFQEAVILALLGFIPGFAIAKSLYFLAANATALPLYMTTGRTIAVLILTIMMCCASGTIAVRKLSAADPADIF, encoded by the coding sequence ATGAAAACACCTTTGGCTTGGTTACAATTAAGTCATGAAAAAATTCGTTTACTTGTCGCTCTAGCTGGCATCGGTTTTGCTGATATGTTAATGTTTATGCAGCTAGGATTTCAAAATGCTTTATTCGACAGCAGCGTTACTCTTCATAAAGCAATTGATGGCGATGTTTTTTTAATGAGTCCTAAATCGGATGCTTTGGGTTTTACAGAAACTTTTTCCGACCGACGTTTATACGAATCTTTAGCAATAGATGGAGTTGACTCAGTAGTTCCCGTCTATCTCAGTTTTGGTTCTTGGAAAAATCCTATTGATCGCAATACTCGTAATATTTTAGTGATTGGTTTTAATCCAGCCAACAATATTTTAGATTTACCTGGAGTAACTCAAGCCAATCTCGATAAAACTAAATTAGAAGACTATGTTTTATTTGATGATAAATCTCGTCCCGAATTCGGCAATATAGCTCAATTATTAAGCCAAAAACCAACGGTAACAACCGAAGTTTCTGCTCATAAAATTACAGTCGATGGTTTATTTTCTCTCGGAGCATCTTTTGCTGCGGATGGAAATATTATTACTAGTGATATTAATTTCTTAAGATTATTTCCTGAACGAAAAGAAGGCTTAATTGATATTGGGGTAATCAACTTAAAACCAGGAGCAAATTTAGATGTAGCCTTAGCACAATTACGTCAAAAATTACCTCAAGATGTGAGTGTATATTCCAAAGAAGAATTTATTCAACACGAAATTGAATATTGGCAAAATAGCACCGCAATTGGTTTTGTGTTTACTTTAGGTACAGCGATCGGTTTTATTGTTGGCACGGTAATTGTTTATCAAATTCTTTATACCGATGTTGCCGATCATTTATCAGAATATGCCACGCTCAAAGCTATGGGCTATAAAGATTCTTATTTCGTTATTTTAATATTTCAAGAAGCAGTTATTCTCGCTTTATTAGGATTTATTCCTGGTTTTGCTATTGCTAAAAGTTTATATTTTTTAGCAGCTAATGCCACTGCTTTACCTTTATATATGACTACAGGAAGAACTATTGCTGTTTTAATTTTGACTATCATGATGTGTTGTGCATCAGGAACAATCGCAGTTAGAAAATTAAGTGCAGCAGATCCAGCCGATATTTTTTAA
- a CDS encoding ABC exporter membrane fusion protein, DevB family, which translates to MGEPKYLAKMLSLKPSKQLILPLSLAGLILVSATAIYTMNQTAQRESAQSASIQTEAPEIQAVTAIGRIEPQGEMIKLAPSPDLGGTKIAQLLAKEGDRVKQGQTIAILDNYDRSQATVAVAEQEVKVAEANLAVVKAGAKQGEIKAQAAQVNRVKAELQGKLVTNDAEVARLQAQLRNETAEKQATIDRLQAELNNAQSDFQRYQKLAQDGVISDSELDSRRLKVDTAQKSLTEAQATYNRTFTTLQEQIKQAQAIAQQDRQTLQQQISEAEATLASVAEVRDVDVIQAQAQLDKASAQLQQAKADFAQTYVKAPMDGQILKINAYPGELVDQENGVVEFGQTNRMMVVAEVYESDISKVKVGQTATVRSETGAFPGEITGKVEQIGLRIGKQEVFDTDPAADVDSRVVEVKILLDPNFSDRVAGLTNSKAIVKISVNN; encoded by the coding sequence ATGGGCGAACCAAAATATCTTGCAAAAATGCTCTCGTTGAAGCCAAGTAAACAATTGATTTTACCTTTATCCTTGGCTGGATTGATTCTAGTCTCAGCTACAGCCATCTATACTATGAATCAAACAGCACAGCGAGAGTCTGCTCAATCTGCTTCGATCCAAACAGAAGCTCCTGAAATTCAGGCGGTTACAGCAATTGGGAGAATTGAACCCCAGGGAGAAATGATTAAACTAGCACCCTCTCCCGATTTAGGAGGAACAAAAATAGCCCAATTGCTCGCTAAGGAAGGCGATCGCGTCAAACAGGGACAAACAATTGCCATTTTGGATAATTATGACCGTTCTCAGGCAACGGTAGCTGTAGCCGAACAAGAAGTAAAGGTTGCAGAGGCAAATTTAGCGGTAGTTAAAGCGGGAGCCAAACAAGGAGAAATTAAAGCCCAAGCAGCACAGGTGAATCGAGTCAAAGCCGAACTACAAGGTAAACTAGTTACTAACGATGCTGAGGTTGCTCGTCTTCAGGCACAACTACGAAACGAAACCGCCGAAAAACAAGCTACAATTGACCGTTTACAAGCCGAATTAAACAACGCCCAAAGCGACTTTCAAAGATATCAAAAATTAGCACAAGATGGAGTAATTTCTGATTCTGAATTAGATTCTCGTCGTTTAAAAGTAGATACGGCTCAAAAAAGCCTAACCGAAGCTCAAGCTACCTATAACAGAACTTTCACCACTCTCCAAGAACAAATCAAACAAGCTCAAGCCATTGCTCAACAAGATCGTCAAACTCTGCAACAACAAATAAGCGAAGCTGAAGCTACTTTAGCTTCTGTGGCTGAAGTAAGAGATGTGGATGTAATTCAAGCTCAAGCACAATTAGATAAAGCGAGCGCTCAACTGCAACAAGCCAAAGCAGACTTTGCTCAAACTTATGTTAAAGCCCCTATGGATGGTCAAATTTTAAAAATTAATGCTTACCCTGGAGAATTAGTCGATCAAGAAAACGGGGTAGTAGAATTTGGGCAAACCAACCGCATGATGGTGGTTGCAGAAGTTTATGAAAGCGATATTAGTAAAGTCAAAGTAGGACAAACCGCAACAGTTCGTAGTGAAACAGGAGCATTTCCAGGCGAAATTACGGGAAAAGTTGAGCAAATCGGTTTAAGAATTGGGAAACAGGAAGTTTTTGACACCGATCCTGCTGCCGATGTTGATAGTCGAGTAGTAGAAGTAAAAATTCTGCTCGATCCTAATTTTAGCGATCGCGTTGCGGGTTTAACCAATTCTAAAGCGATCGTCAAAATTTCAGTTAACAATTAA
- a CDS encoding transcriptional regulator: MAAKGVEAVKVEVLARQLEVSKGSFYWHFKNRDELLEAILQRWEEQTEWLIEQSQLAATPKERLFKLFALAEEICQQPDPEPAIFLWAKKVPAVQKRVHALENKRVNYLAELLTDYGFETTEARQRAEVAYLALMGFADRQERDSNFEGNLGEFSQFLLFLLLSPLADVQLQTKL, translated from the coding sequence ATGGCAGCTAAAGGAGTTGAAGCAGTCAAAGTAGAGGTACTAGCTCGCCAACTAGAGGTTAGTAAAGGTAGTTTTTATTGGCATTTTAAAAACCGCGACGAACTACTCGAAGCTATTTTGCAAAGATGGGAAGAGCAAACAGAGTGGTTAATAGAACAGTCTCAATTAGCAGCAACTCCTAAAGAACGTTTATTCAAACTATTCGCTTTAGCCGAAGAAATTTGTCAACAACCAGATCCTGAACCAGCGATTTTTCTATGGGCAAAAAAAGTTCCAGCAGTACAGAAACGAGTTCACGCTCTAGAAAATAAACGGGTTAACTATTTAGCCGAGTTGTTGACTGATTACGGTTTTGAAACAACAGAAGCCAGGCAAAGAGCAGAAGTTGCTTATCTTGCTTTAATGGGTTTTGCCGACCGCCAAGAAAGAGATAGTAATTTTGAAGGAAATTTAGGCGAGTTTAGCCAATTTTTACTTTTTTTATTATTGTCTCCTCTAGCTGATGTACAACTTCAAACCAAACTTTAA
- a CDS encoding transcriptional regulator, TetR family, producing MKKLHRSEHSYHQRFADKAKQILHGALPEFLRHGYTRTSMDKVARSAGVSKQTLYSYYSDKDGLFTALVQQIATDKFQLVWSQSPQGEPQQVLKQLAQRILTEIEDEEYLNFVRLIVAESGNRPDLSQLFLSNLCKPATEILTQYFQTHPTLNFSDPEATARIFIGSLIYLMLTQEVLHGKAIMPMESDRYIDNLIELILKSSQ from the coding sequence ATGAAAAAACTTCATCGCTCAGAACATTCTTACCATCAACGCTTTGCTGATAAAGCCAAACAAATCCTCCATGGTGCTTTACCAGAATTCCTCAGACATGGTTACACTCGTACCAGCATGGATAAAGTAGCGCGCTCGGCAGGCGTTTCCAAGCAAACACTGTATAGTTATTACAGTGATAAAGATGGGCTATTTACAGCTTTAGTTCAACAGATAGCTACTGACAAATTCCAGTTAGTTTGGTCTCAATCACCCCAAGGAGAACCGCAACAAGTATTAAAACAGTTAGCCCAAAGAATACTTACGGAAATAGAAGACGAAGAATATCTCAATTTTGTCAGATTAATTGTGGCAGAATCAGGTAATCGACCAGATTTATCTCAATTGTTTTTGAGTAATCTGTGTAAACCAGCCACAGAGATTCTCACTCAATATTTTCAAACCCATCCAACCTTGAACTTTAGCGATCCAGAAGCCACCGCTAGAATATTTATCGGTTCCTTAATTTATTTGATGTTGACTCAAGAAGTTCTTCACGGCAAAGCAATTATGCCGATGGAGAGCGATCGCTATATTGATAATTTAATTGAGTTAATTCTCAAATCATCACAGTAA
- a CDS encoding cyclase/dehydrase, with protein MLRFQYSSLIDAERELVWQFYERQDIFELLTPPWQPVKVIRREGGLNIGAITEFRLLLSVFPIRWIAEHIECQPNQLFVDIQVLGPMKSWLHRHQFTIENGQTRLTDTIEYELPGGWLAEFLLGWWVNSRLQEMFRYRHQVTQRECQGKDD; from the coding sequence ATGCTGCGTTTTCAATACTCTAGTCTAATTGATGCAGAACGAGAACTAGTCTGGCAATTTTACGAAAGACAAGATATTTTCGAGCTTCTAACTCCACCTTGGCAACCAGTTAAAGTAATTCGTCGCGAAGGAGGATTAAATATAGGTGCAATTACTGAGTTTCGTTTGCTACTAAGTGTTTTCCCTATCCGTTGGATAGCCGAACATATTGAATGTCAACCCAATCAATTATTTGTTGATATTCAGGTACTTGGCCCAATGAAATCTTGGTTACATCGTCATCAATTTACTATAGAAAATGGTCAAACTAGACTAACCGATACAATTGAATACGAGTTACCAGGAGGATGGTTAGCAGAATTTTTGTTGGGTTGGTGGGTCAATTCTCGACTTCAAGAAATGTTTCGTTATCGCCATCAAGTCACTCAACGCGAATGCCAAGGGAAAGATGATTAA
- a CDS encoding cyclic nucleotide-binding protein, translated as MDTQGFLEQFPADKLTDNNLAKQWLVKQIKDIYTHSTLLKPDRNLVASFIQDWELGEFELGDDLLNSNSSSTENPQGTQYFYWIIQGQVRLLVFDRDRQRQVSTAKLSEGECFGGDLLFGKKYLASEEYISYQAKAATKVKVAKIKLEKLRRWLEKLPDLRKQWGLATQKHHRLFFFKTRTNLSFLPSYRLEPLIPFIKELIIPSETSIADITKSQPGRFWLRWGVLKEQSGQIGFSWGYPEEIPTHLQSKTELLVYYLPQEHWQTALTNLPELGNIFGIPSLLAKSPTKNIQSSETVLQLDTEIQTNVPAPIAQKPALINQPNNTPVVDFPAAKKLRRGWQLGYPFMQQQSAADCGPTCLAMISQYWGKNFSLNWLRELTQVGRSGTSLKHLAQAAESLGYDARPVRASLSSLVDCQNPWIAHWEGDHYVVVYRIKSDRSAPRQGRDRILVANPAIGLKWLSRQEFLNSWTGYALLIDPTESLFAIPNQKRSLGQFFRLLIPYRSLAIQVIFASLLIQVFGLVTPLFTQIILDQVVVNKSLTTLNVFAVGLLLFGIWAIGLTAIRQYLLSYLSNRLDLTMIGGFIRHTLMLPLPFFELRHVGDIITRVQENQKIQRFLLSQVILAWLDFLMGFVYLALMFYYNWRLTLLIIGLIPPIVILTLAATPLLRQVSREIFNQAAEQNSALVETITGIDTVKATAAEKELRWRWEERLTNFLNARFRGQKLGINLQAANGLIQSIGSTALLWYGASLVIQDQLTIGQFVAFNMLLGRVLEPIMSLANLWDELQEVLISVERLNDVFEEEPEESPNNPLITLPRIKGEVRLENVTFRYNQDEERNTLQNLNLTVSPGQTIAIVGRSGSGKTTLVKLLEGLYKPNSGAIWLDGHELKHISPTSLRSQIGVVPQECFLFSGTILENITLYRSGYSLEQVIEAAKLAEAHGFIQAMPLGYKTKVGERGANLSGGQRQRIAIARALLGDPRILILDEATSSLDTESERRFQQNLARMSRDRTTFIIAHRLSTVRNADCILVLDRGVLVQQGTHEALMQDKTGIYYYLAQQQLSL; from the coding sequence ATGGACACACAAGGTTTTTTGGAGCAGTTTCCTGCCGATAAGTTAACGGATAATAATTTAGCTAAACAATGGTTAGTTAAACAAATTAAAGATATTTACACTCACTCCACACTACTAAAACCAGACCGTAATCTAGTTGCAAGTTTTATTCAGGATTGGGAACTAGGAGAGTTTGAGTTAGGAGACGACTTACTTAATTCTAATTCTTCTTCAACAGAAAATCCTCAAGGAACTCAATATTTTTATTGGATTATCCAAGGTCAAGTCAGATTGCTGGTGTTTGATCGCGATCGCCAGAGACAAGTTTCCACTGCCAAACTTTCTGAAGGAGAATGTTTTGGTGGGGATTTGCTTTTTGGTAAAAAGTATCTGGCTTCAGAAGAGTATATTTCCTATCAAGCTAAAGCTGCTACAAAAGTTAAGGTAGCCAAAATTAAATTGGAAAAACTTCGACGTTGGCTAGAGAAATTACCAGATTTACGCAAACAGTGGGGTTTAGCAACCCAAAAACATCACCGTTTATTTTTTTTTAAAACCAGAACCAATCTTAGTTTTCTCCCCAGTTATCGACTAGAACCGTTAATACCTTTTATTAAAGAATTAATTATTCCTTCAGAAACATCCATAGCAGACATAACCAAAAGTCAACCAGGTAGATTTTGGTTACGTTGGGGAGTACTTAAAGAACAATCGGGTCAAATTGGTTTTTCTTGGGGTTATCCTGAAGAAATTCCTACTCATCTTCAAAGCAAAACAGAATTATTAGTATACTACTTACCTCAAGAACATTGGCAAACAGCACTAACTAATCTTCCAGAATTAGGCAATATATTTGGCATTCCTTCTTTACTCGCTAAAAGCCCAACTAAAAATATTCAATCATCAGAAACAGTATTACAACTTGATACTGAAATTCAAACCAATGTACCTGCTCCTATTGCTCAAAAACCAGCTTTAATTAATCAACCAAACAATACTCCTGTCGTTGATTTTCCTGCTGCCAAGAAATTACGGCGTGGTTGGCAATTAGGCTACCCCTTCATGCAACAACAAAGTGCTGCCGATTGTGGACCTACTTGTTTAGCAATGATTAGTCAATATTGGGGGAAAAATTTTAGTCTAAATTGGCTAAGAGAATTAACTCAAGTTGGACGCAGTGGTACTTCTCTTAAACATTTAGCTCAAGCAGCAGAAAGCTTGGGTTATGATGCTCGTCCTGTGCGAGCTAGTTTAAGTAGTTTAGTAGACTGTCAAAATCCTTGGATTGCTCATTGGGAGGGAGATCATTATGTAGTAGTCTATCGAATCAAAAGCGATCGCTCCGCGCCTCGTCAAGGGCGAGACCGCATTTTAGTAGCCAATCCTGCTATAGGATTAAAATGGTTGTCCCGACAAGAATTTCTCAACAGTTGGACGGGATATGCTTTATTAATCGATCCGACTGAGTCTTTATTTGCCATTCCCAATCAAAAAAGATCGCTAGGGCAGTTTTTTCGGCTACTGATACCTTATCGCTCTCTAGCAATACAAGTTATTTTTGCTTCTTTATTAATTCAAGTATTTGGCTTAGTTACTCCTTTATTTACTCAAATTATTCTTGACCAAGTAGTAGTTAACAAAAGTTTAACCACACTTAATGTCTTTGCTGTAGGATTATTACTCTTTGGAATTTGGGCAATTGGTTTGACGGCAATTCGGCAATATCTTCTCAGTTATTTATCCAATCGCCTCGATTTGACGATGATTGGGGGTTTTATCAGGCATACTTTGATGCTACCGCTCCCGTTTTTTGAGTTGCGCCACGTAGGAGATATTATTACCAGAGTTCAAGAAAACCAAAAAATTCAGAGATTTTTATTAAGTCAAGTAATTTTGGCTTGGTTGGATTTTTTGATGGGGTTTGTTTATCTGGCGTTAATGTTTTATTACAATTGGCGATTAACTCTGTTGATTATCGGTTTAATTCCTCCAATTGTAATTTTGACTTTGGCAGCTACTCCTTTACTCCGTCAGGTTTCTCGCGAAATTTTTAATCAGGCAGCAGAACAAAATTCGGCTTTAGTTGAAACAATTACAGGGATTGATACAGTTAAAGCTACGGCTGCGGAAAAAGAGTTACGTTGGCGTTGGGAAGAACGATTAACTAATTTTCTTAACGCTCGCTTTCGTGGTCAAAAACTGGGGATCAATCTACAAGCTGCTAACGGTTTGATTCAATCGATTGGTAGTACGGCATTGTTGTGGTATGGTGCCAGTCTAGTCATTCAGGATCAGTTAACGATTGGTCAGTTTGTAGCGTTTAATATGTTGTTAGGTAGAGTACTAGAACCAATCATGTCTCTAGCTAATCTATGGGACGAACTGCAAGAAGTGTTAATTTCTGTAGAACGACTCAATGATGTTTTTGAAGAAGAACCCGAAGAAAGTCCGAATAATCCTTTGATAACTCTGCCGAGAATTAAGGGTGAAGTGAGATTAGAAAACGTTACTTTCCGCTATAACCAAGACGAAGAGAGAAATACACTGCAAAATCTCAACTTGACTGTTAGTCCTGGTCAAACCATTGCTATCGTTGGTAGGAGTGGTTCTGGTAAAACTACTTTGGTTAAATTATTAGAGGGTCTTTATAAACCTAATAGCGGTGCTATTTGGCTTGATGGACATGAACTTAAACATATTTCTCCTACTTCATTGCGATCGCAAATAGGTGTAGTTCCCCAAGAATGTTTCTTATTTTCTGGCACGATTTTAGAGAATATCACCCTTTATCGTTCTGGATACTCTTTAGAACAGGTTATTGAAGCAGCTAAACTTGCAGAAGCTCATGGTTTTATCCAAGCAATGCCTTTAGGCTACAAAACTAAAGTTGGAGAACGAGGTGCAAATTTATCTGGTGGACAAAGACAGCGAATTGCGATCGCTAGAGCTTTATTAGGCGATCCTCGGATACTAATTTTAGATGAAGCTACCAGTTCTCTAGATACCGAGTCAGAACGTCGCTTTCAACAAAACTTAGCTAGAATGTCTCGCGATCGCACTACTTTTATTATTGCCCATCGTCTTTCGACTGTGCGTAATGCAGATTGTATCTTAGTTTTAGACCGAGGTGTCTTGGTTCAGCAAGGTACTCACGAAGCTTTAATGCAAGATAAAACAGGAATTTATTATTATCTAGCTCAACAGCAATTATCTCTTTAA
- a CDS encoding HlyD family secretion protein, whose protein sequence is MLEIEPMIKTNSYSPESQENQLLEANQPRDEVSLYAKNPSTLVAPVASDEENQLNSWSPAIHTFLEQPPATFPVRVLIGGLLFSSAFVLWAWLGQVEDVGQARGKLVPEGKTYKVQPIEPGKAAQVLVKEGQSVKAGDILVKLDAKVAQQEVDRLKASLQLSQQELSQKQALKNKISLEAKTAEAIASANLLAQQQAIAISQEKALTTRQLLEQQQTEALAYQDRQTKMQPLSGMAQQRLDQLYAEMRAHQERMKRLTPLAERGAVSQEYIFQAEQALRETQQRITQSQLQEMTNASEQVFQANQSLRDLEAKITQNKGDLSTNLEEIKQLQAELTQKQAEREQTRLETQQKGQQLDLEIIQLQSKISETNNLLATARTKLAQFNLKAPVDGTVLNLNLQNTGEIVKPGDTLIEIAPQGAKLMLLATLPNQEAGFITKGMPVKIKLDAYPYQDYGVINGTVDSVSADAKSDEKLGEIYQLDIALDKNYINDEGQTVKFKAGQTATADIIIRHRRIADILIDPIRQLQKDGVKL, encoded by the coding sequence ATGCTTGAGATAGAACCAATGATTAAAACAAACTCTTACTCGCCTGAATCTCAGGAAAATCAATTGTTAGAAGCCAACCAGCCTAGGGACGAAGTATCTCTTTATGCAAAAAATCCATCTACTTTGGTCGCGCCTGTTGCTTCTGATGAGGAAAATCAACTCAATTCTTGGTCACCAGCAATTCACACCTTTCTGGAACAACCGCCAGCTACTTTTCCTGTTCGAGTATTAATAGGAGGATTACTTTTTAGTTCGGCTTTTGTATTGTGGGCTTGGCTAGGTCAAGTAGAAGATGTTGGTCAAGCTAGGGGAAAACTGGTACCAGAAGGCAAAACCTATAAAGTTCAACCAATCGAACCTGGTAAAGCAGCTCAAGTATTGGTTAAAGAAGGACAATCGGTCAAAGCAGGAGATATTTTAGTCAAACTAGATGCTAAAGTAGCTCAACAAGAAGTCGACCGACTAAAAGCAAGCCTTCAATTATCTCAACAAGAATTATCCCAAAAACAAGCTTTAAAAAACAAAATTTCATTAGAAGCTAAGACTGCTGAAGCGATCGCATCTGCTAATCTTTTGGCACAACAACAAGCGATCGCGATATCTCAAGAAAAAGCTTTAACAACTCGTCAACTTTTAGAACAACAACAAACAGAAGCCTTAGCCTATCAAGATAGGCAAACCAAAATGCAGCCACTCTCAGGAATGGCACAGCAAAGACTCGATCAACTCTATGCTGAAATGAGAGCGCATCAAGAGCGGATGAAGCGTTTAACACCTTTGGCGGAAAGAGGAGCAGTTTCTCAAGAATATATCTTTCAAGCTGAACAAGCTTTAAGAGAAACCCAACAAAGAATTACTCAGAGTCAATTGCAAGAAATGACTAATGCCAGCGAGCAAGTTTTTCAAGCTAATCAATCACTCAGAGATCTAGAAGCCAAAATTACCCAAAATAAAGGAGACTTATCGACTAATCTTGAAGAAATCAAGCAATTACAAGCTGAACTGACTCAAAAACAAGCCGAACGGGAACAAACCCGTTTAGAAACTCAACAAAAAGGACAACAGTTAGATTTAGAAATTATTCAACTACAGAGCAAAATTTCTGAAACGAATAACTTGCTCGCCACAGCTCGCACTAAACTCGCTCAATTTAATTTAAAAGCCCCAGTAGACGGAACTGTATTAAATCTTAACTTGCAGAATACTGGCGAAATAGTCAAACCAGGAGACACCTTAATTGAAATTGCTCCTCAAGGAGCTAAATTAATGTTGTTAGCCACTCTTCCTAATCAAGAAGCTGGTTTTATCACTAAAGGAATGCCAGTAAAAATTAAACTTGATGCTTATCCTTATCAAGACTATGGCGTAATTAATGGCACAGTTGACTCTGTTTCCGCCGATGCTAAATCCGATGAGAAGTTAGGAGAAATTTATCAACTAGATATTGCTCTCGACAAGAATTATATCAATGACGAAGGGCAAACAGTTAAGTTTAAAGCTGGTCAAACTGCTACAGCAGATATTATCATCCGTCATCGTCGTATTGCTGATATCTTGATCGATCCGATTCGACAGTTACAAAAAGACGGCGTGAAGTTATAA
- a CDS encoding heterocyst differentiation protein, which produces MNSYSSKPQSKLDRTMTNEQFEQIVDAILAGKYSWACVLILRFAGYNPLHYIPYRTYNRLIKEHNYHTRNNKTTLSPAQSNATKIKDLNYQELVRPQELELKGGRGWLFPW; this is translated from the coding sequence ATGAATTCCTATAGCTCTAAACCTCAAAGCAAACTAGACAGAACTATGACTAATGAACAATTTGAACAAATCGTCGATGCTATTTTAGCAGGTAAGTATTCTTGGGCTTGTGTTCTTATCCTGCGTTTTGCTGGTTATAATCCTCTACACTATATTCCTTATCGTACGTATAACCGTTTAATTAAAGAGCATAATTATCATACCAGAAATAACAAAACAACTTTATCTCCTGCTCAATCAAATGCTACAAAAATTAAAGACCTTAATTATCAAGAATTAGTTCGACCTCAAGAACTCGAATTGAAAGGAGGAAGAGGTTGGTTATTTCCCTGGTAG
- a CDS encoding Putative GTPase, G3E family → MPRRTPLTILTGPLGSGKTTLLRHILTVIPQKLAILMNEFGEIAIDSKILQGKNVEMADLGGGCVCCSLLGEFEAAVDEVIATVNPDRIVVETTGVAEPDALVFDIQSSLPQVRLDGVVTVIDADGMVAYPQIGHTTRIQIESADLILLNKVDLVSQTQLETITKKLESFNDLASIVQTVCCQIDPDLLFGIGRERLQAPIDHKHQPEFESFSYTSQAVYDRALFNEFAYTLSPVVYRAKGFVRFSEATYLFNFVAGRWELEPFEATATELVLIGKQITAQKSNICDRLRACEKVSGV, encoded by the coding sequence ATGCCAAGACGAACGCCACTGACGATTTTAACTGGACCACTGGGAAGTGGTAAAACTACCCTATTGCGTCACATTCTCACTGTAATCCCTCAAAAGCTTGCTATCTTGATGAACGAGTTTGGAGAGATCGCGATCGATAGCAAAATTCTGCAAGGCAAAAATGTGGAAATGGCAGATTTAGGAGGTGGTTGTGTTTGTTGTTCTCTGTTAGGTGAATTTGAAGCTGCGGTTGATGAAGTTATTGCCACCGTCAACCCCGATCGCATTGTCGTAGAAACCACTGGCGTTGCGGAACCCGATGCTTTAGTGTTTGATATTCAATCAAGTTTGCCCCAAGTTCGACTAGATGGTGTCGTGACAGTTATTGATGCGGATGGCATGGTGGCTTATCCCCAGATCGGTCACACAACCCGCATTCAAATTGAATCAGCCGATCTGATTTTATTAAACAAGGTAGATTTAGTTTCTCAAACCCAGCTAGAAACCATTACGAAAAAACTTGAGTCTTTTAACGATCTTGCTTCGATTGTGCAGACAGTCTGTTGTCAGATCGACCCAGATTTATTATTTGGAATTGGTCGGGAACGGCTACAAGCTCCCATTGATCATAAACATCAACCAGAATTTGAATCCTTTAGTTATACTTCACAGGCAGTGTATGATCGCGCCCTTTTTAACGAATTTGCTTATACTTTAAGTCCTGTCGTGTATCGAGCCAAAGGGTTTGTCAGATTTTCCGAAGCAACTTATCTCTTCAATTTTGTAGCTGGACGCTGGGAACTAGAACCTTTTGAAGCTACCGCAACAGAACTGGTTTTGATCGGCAAACAAATCACGGCTCAAAAATCAAATATTTGCGATCGCCTTCGTGCGTGTGAAAAAGTGTCAGGAGTATAG